One window of the Verrucomicrobiota bacterium genome contains the following:
- the glmM gene encoding phosphoglucosamine mutase, with amino-acid sequence MAVRKLFGTDGIRGSANCHPVTPEIALRLGRAAGYLMRGKDEERPRFVIGRDTRRSGAMLESALISGLNSLGADVLLAGVIPTPAVACLVTELHAAGGIVISASHNPAGDNGLKLFGSDGYKLDDALEERLEALILTNEIDNERSLGEALGTTSIISDASRHYEAAARASVPGMSLHGLKIAVDCANGASFRTTPQVLKDLGATLSVFHAEPDGMNINRECGSTHPEEISRLVRETGAHIGISHDGDADRLLLCDERGEVLDGDELLAMTGLDALRRGTLAGKTLVATVMSNLGLDEVIAAGGGKVIRTAVGDRYVVEAMRAGNFSVGGEQSGHMIFRDHGTTGDGLIAALQIIRIMTESGKPLSELRRVLKKYPQAQRNLRVKEKPPIDSLNEVSSLVSQTESALAGKGRLLLRYSGTEPKVRLLIEGADEVMINQWADKIAAALTAAIGA; translated from the coding sequence ATGGCAGTCAGAAAGCTTTTTGGAACGGATGGCATCCGCGGATCTGCAAACTGCCATCCCGTCACCCCCGAAATCGCGCTGAGACTGGGTCGAGCCGCCGGCTACCTGATGAGGGGAAAAGATGAGGAGCGCCCCCGTTTCGTGATCGGACGCGATACCCGTCGCTCCGGCGCAATGCTCGAGTCAGCTCTCATCTCAGGTCTCAACTCTCTCGGTGCCGATGTCCTGCTTGCGGGAGTGATCCCCACGCCTGCCGTTGCCTGTTTGGTCACGGAACTCCATGCCGCCGGAGGGATCGTCATCTCCGCCTCCCATAATCCCGCGGGGGACAATGGGCTGAAGCTTTTCGGAAGTGATGGCTACAAACTGGATGACGCATTGGAAGAACGCCTTGAGGCACTGATCCTGACAAATGAGATTGATAACGAACGCTCTCTAGGCGAGGCGCTTGGAACCACATCAATCATTTCCGATGCCTCGAGGCATTACGAGGCGGCGGCAAGGGCGAGCGTCCCCGGAATGTCCCTTCACGGCCTGAAGATCGCTGTTGATTGCGCCAACGGGGCCTCGTTTCGGACGACCCCTCAGGTTCTGAAGGATCTCGGGGCAACTCTCTCTGTTTTCCATGCGGAGCCCGATGGTATGAACATCAACAGGGAATGCGGGAGCACCCATCCGGAGGAGATCAGTCGCCTGGTGCGGGAGACCGGGGCTCATATCGGAATCTCCCATGACGGAGATGCCGATCGTCTCCTTCTTTGTGATGAGCGTGGGGAAGTTCTGGACGGGGATGAACTCCTTGCCATGACGGGGCTCGATGCACTCCGTCGCGGAACGCTGGCTGGCAAGACCCTCGTGGCCACGGTGATGAGCAATCTGGGCCTGGACGAAGTGATCGCCGCCGGCGGCGGGAAGGTCATCCGCACGGCAGTGGGGGATCGTTACGTGGTCGAGGCGATGAGAGCCGGAAACTTTTCAGTCGGTGGAGAACAGAGCGGCCACATGATCTTCCGCGATCACGGGACGACGGGTGACGGCCTGATAGCCGCCCTTCAGATCATCCGCATCATGACGGAGAGCGGCAAGCCCCTCAGCGAACTCCGTCGAGTCCTGAAGAAATACCCGCAGGCGCAGCGGAATCTCCGCGTGAAGGAAAAGCCCCCGATCGACTCACTGAATGAGGTTTCCTCCCTGGTCAGCCAAACTGAGTCGGCATTGGCAGGAAAGGGACGCCTCCTGCTGCGTTATTCCGGAACCGAACCCAAAGTGCGCCTACTAATTGAGGGAGCTGACGAGGTGATGATCAATCAATGGGCGGATAAAATAGCCGCCGCGCTAACCGCGGCTATCGGGGCTTAG
- the cdaA gene encoding diadenylate cyclase CdaA, producing MTDFFHRILSLIAAYWTSGLEILILSTILYYIYLYLRGTHGARILIGLALVFLTLTFISQVLDLAVLGWLLRSFSVFMAIALVVLFQPELRRALNELGSHRFFSTALQRREAIEEITDTVFDLSSKGFGALIALERDLSLKSVAESGVEIDAEFSKELLLTIFQPKTVLHDGGVILSGDRIVAAGCIFPLTQRDDLDRTIGLRHRAGLGLSEESDTIALVVSEESGQVSICHSGSIERNLNVERFRKRLSQLLIREENHANDPAAQLEGETGLPASGGGALVSHSSKPRPSPGTQVAQRGELSELSEL from the coding sequence ATGACTGATTTCTTTCACAGGATTCTTTCGCTGATCGCGGCGTATTGGACCTCCGGACTCGAGATACTGATCCTCTCGACGATCCTCTATTATATTTATCTCTATCTGCGGGGCACACATGGGGCACGGATCCTGATCGGGCTTGCACTGGTTTTTCTCACACTCACCTTCATCTCCCAAGTACTGGATCTCGCCGTGCTGGGATGGCTTCTCCGAAGCTTCTCGGTCTTCATGGCGATCGCTTTGGTAGTTCTCTTCCAGCCGGAACTACGCCGTGCCTTGAACGAGCTGGGTAGTCACCGCTTTTTCTCCACGGCTCTTCAGCGCCGGGAAGCCATCGAGGAGATCACGGATACGGTCTTTGATCTCTCAAGCAAGGGATTCGGGGCGTTGATCGCGCTCGAGCGTGATCTGAGCCTGAAGTCCGTTGCCGAGAGCGGAGTCGAGATCGATGCCGAATTTTCCAAGGAACTGCTGCTGACGATTTTTCAACCCAAGACGGTCCTCCATGACGGTGGAGTGATCCTGAGCGGTGACCGGATCGTGGCGGCGGGCTGCATCTTTCCCCTCACCCAGCGCGACGATCTCGACCGAACGATCGGACTACGGCATCGTGCGGGACTTGGGCTTTCCGAAGAGAGCGACACCATAGCCCTGGTGGTTTCCGAAGAGAGCGGCCAAGTTTCGATTTGTCACTCGGGGTCCATCGAGCGCAACCTGAACGTCGAGCGGTTCCGGAAGCGCCTGTCACAGCTTCTGATCCGCGAAGAAAATCATGCGAACGATCCTGCTGCACAACTGGAAGGAGAAACTGGTCTGCCTGCTTCTGGGGGGGGCGCTCTGGTATCTCATTCATCAAAACCTCGGCCCTCTCCCGGAACACAAGTCGCGCAACGCGGCGAACTCTCAGAACTCTCAGAGCTCTGA
- the folP gene encoding dihydropteroate synthase translates to MLWKFRNHGFDLSLRGAIMGIVNVTPDSFSDGGAFLDPLAACEHGLKLLEEGALLLDVGGESTRPGALPVSAEEELRRVLPVIKSLRARTNAPISVDTSKPTVAEACLGEGADIINDVTALSGDPRMGKVVAENRAGLILMHMQGTPETMQADPSYPQDDVVNYVAKYLSGRREAALSYGVDSASIILDPGLGFGKTVEHNLALIRGIPRFMEIGSPILLGHSRKSFLGKVSGGEDGITTGNRLSSGLALTAIARSLGARLFRVHEVQPHLEALRMAEALVGNR, encoded by the coding sequence ATGCTCTGGAAGTTCCGCAATCACGGGTTTGATCTCTCCTTGCGAGGGGCGATCATGGGCATCGTCAACGTAACACCCGATTCCTTTTCTGATGGCGGGGCGTTTCTGGATCCGTTGGCGGCCTGTGAGCATGGGCTGAAGCTTCTTGAGGAAGGAGCCTTACTACTCGATGTCGGTGGCGAATCGACCCGACCGGGAGCACTTCCTGTTTCCGCGGAGGAGGAACTGCGGCGAGTTTTGCCTGTGATCAAGTCGCTGAGGGCTCGGACCAATGCCCCTATTTCCGTAGATACCTCCAAGCCCACTGTGGCCGAGGCCTGTCTGGGCGAAGGGGCCGATATCATCAATGATGTGACGGCCCTCTCAGGTGATCCGAGGATGGGAAAGGTGGTTGCCGAGAACCGCGCCGGACTGATTCTCATGCACATGCAGGGAACCCCTGAAACCATGCAGGCCGATCCCTCCTATCCGCAGGACGATGTGGTGAACTATGTGGCAAAATATCTTTCAGGGCGCCGTGAGGCGGCCCTAAGCTATGGCGTGGATTCCGCCTCCATCATTCTCGATCCCGGCCTTGGTTTCGGAAAAACCGTGGAGCATAACCTGGCGTTGATCCGCGGCATCCCCCGGTTCATGGAAATAGGCTCTCCCATCTTACTCGGACATTCCAGAAAGTCGTTTCTTGGAAAAGTCTCCGGCGGAGAGGATGGGATCACAACAGGCAATCGTCTTTCATCTGGTCTGGCTTTGACTGCGATTGCCCGCTCACTGGGCGCCAGGCTCTTCCGTGTCCATGAAGTCCAACCCCATCTTGAGGCCCTCCGCATGGCGGAGGCCCTGGTAGGGAACCGCTGA
- the hisD gene encoding histidinol dehydrogenase, with the protein MRLISYKDRGFNRSLAELNRQAEPRAEVRETVAEIIADIRKKGDVALLAYTLKFGGPKITATKIRVSPEEIKKARASLSPQVKKALAASVTNVTAFAKKSLRKNWSMKNAQGALVGERFDPLPRVGLYIPGGTAALVSSAIMTCGFAKAAGVPEIVAVTPAAPDGTVAPALLAALDLCGATEIYRVGGAQAIAALAYGTKSIRPVTKIFGPGNAYVVEAKRQVFGRVGIDLLPGPSEVLVIADAKANPGWVAADLLAQSEHGAGSVVVLLSDSTKLISSVQKEIASQSRLSSRPEHLAKAMANAVLVHVRDMSQAVEIANGFSAEHVSLAVRKPELLATKLNSAGAIFLGDISPVAAGDFLAGPSHELPTGGAGKAFAGLTAEQFQRRTSIVRYDAASLKKSLPIIETFCEIEGLDAHGRSVSLRLGKRASLGK; encoded by the coding sequence ATGCGCTTGATTTCCTATAAAGACCGCGGCTTTAACCGCTCCCTTGCAGAGTTGAACCGCCAGGCCGAACCACGAGCCGAGGTTCGCGAGACGGTCGCAGAAATCATTGCCGATATCCGGAAGAAGGGGGACGTTGCCCTTCTCGCCTACACCCTGAAATTCGGGGGACCGAAAATCACGGCCACCAAGATCCGAGTCTCTCCGGAGGAGATCAAAAAGGCGAGAGCGTCCCTGTCACCACAGGTCAAAAAAGCGTTGGCTGCATCGGTTACGAATGTCACCGCCTTTGCCAAGAAAAGCCTACGCAAGAACTGGTCGATGAAGAATGCCCAGGGGGCGCTTGTGGGGGAACGCTTCGATCCGCTTCCCCGGGTGGGACTCTACATTCCCGGGGGCACGGCCGCGCTTGTCTCAAGCGCGATCATGACCTGCGGCTTCGCAAAGGCGGCCGGCGTTCCCGAAATCGTGGCTGTCACCCCCGCCGCGCCCGATGGAACTGTAGCTCCCGCCCTACTCGCGGCACTTGATCTCTGCGGTGCTACGGAAATCTACCGCGTGGGCGGAGCTCAGGCGATTGCGGCCCTGGCCTATGGCACGAAGAGCATCCGTCCCGTTACCAAGATCTTCGGGCCGGGCAATGCGTATGTCGTGGAGGCGAAGCGGCAGGTTTTCGGGCGAGTAGGCATCGACCTGCTCCCGGGACCCAGCGAGGTCCTTGTGATTGCTGACGCGAAAGCTAACCCCGGCTGGGTGGCCGCCGATCTGCTGGCCCAGTCCGAACATGGCGCCGGAAGTGTCGTCGTGCTGTTGAGTGATTCCACCAAGCTCATCTCCTCCGTGCAGAAGGAGATCGCAAGCCAGTCCCGGCTCTCCAGTCGTCCCGAACATCTCGCGAAGGCCATGGCCAATGCGGTGCTTGTCCACGTCCGTGACATGAGTCAGGCGGTGGAGATAGCCAACGGATTCTCCGCGGAGCATGTCTCTCTGGCTGTGCGCAAGCCGGAGTTGCTGGCAACCAAACTGAACTCCGCCGGAGCCATCTTCCTTGGCGACATCTCCCCCGTGGCCGCAGGGGACTTCCTTGCGGGACCGAGCCACGAACTTCCTACTGGGGGTGCCGGCAAGGCCTTTGCCGGCCTCACAGCTGAGCAGTTCCAGCGTCGCACCAGCATCGTCCGGTACGATGCCGCGTCGCTCAAAAAGTCTCTTCCGATTATCGAGACCTTCTGCGAAATCGAGGGGCTCGATGCCCACGGGCGTTCGGTCAGCCTTCGATTAGGGAAGCGCGCTTCCCTAGGTAAATAG
- a CDS encoding beta-mannanase, which translates to MKYSSIKIPLSVLLLGAATSDLSAATPYQQLQIPEQGAYTGAYCDFGDGEDQVTYEALENFQQLTGKPMALVALGSFWGRGTFPSDQVQRVRSYGAVPLLFWSPWDAPYDEKHGPDKFALTEIIAGKWDTYIDRWADEAAKVPCQFFVSFACEMNGTWFPWSGWFYGKGPRDPAPPKKPGSSSSPGATTATTVTGALAKLTGTDDGPENSWFGKGDIKNPATWEGPETFKKAWRHVVDRVRARGATNVLWVFQPNNYSDPPGYISWNQPAAYYPGSKYVDWLGLSVYGKQTSNLEDNTWCGFASLLEWPYAEMCALDPDKPIMLTEWGVAESHQPREDKGAWVAEAFREMGNAAKYPRLKAAIFWHERWQNSDGSYSNLRVNSSRASLRAYREGVNNPFWIGRPIWK; encoded by the coding sequence ATGAAGTATAGCTCCATCAAAATCCCTCTTTCAGTATTACTGTTAGGCGCGGCGACTTCAGATCTGAGCGCCGCCACGCCCTACCAGCAGCTTCAGATTCCCGAGCAGGGTGCCTACACAGGGGCCTACTGCGATTTCGGAGACGGGGAGGATCAAGTCACCTATGAGGCACTCGAGAACTTCCAGCAACTCACAGGCAAACCGATGGCACTTGTTGCCCTTGGTTCCTTCTGGGGAAGAGGAACATTTCCCTCCGACCAGGTGCAGCGTGTCCGCTCCTACGGAGCCGTGCCTCTCCTCTTCTGGTCTCCTTGGGATGCTCCGTATGATGAAAAACATGGGCCTGATAAATTCGCCCTCACTGAGATTATTGCAGGGAAATGGGATACCTATATCGACCGCTGGGCCGACGAGGCGGCCAAAGTGCCTTGCCAGTTCTTTGTCTCCTTTGCCTGCGAGATGAACGGCACCTGGTTTCCCTGGTCGGGATGGTTCTATGGCAAGGGTCCCCGAGATCCGGCACCCCCGAAAAAACCGGGCTCATCTTCATCCCCTGGCGCCACTACTGCCACTACTGTCACTGGAGCGCTTGCCAAGCTCACGGGAACGGATGACGGACCCGAGAACAGTTGGTTCGGCAAGGGAGACATCAAGAACCCCGCCACCTGGGAAGGCCCGGAGACCTTCAAGAAAGCTTGGCGACATGTCGTCGACCGCGTGCGTGCCCGAGGTGCGACCAATGTCCTCTGGGTCTTCCAGCCCAACAACTACTCCGACCCTCCCGGTTACATATCGTGGAACCAACCGGCCGCCTACTATCCCGGGTCGAAGTATGTCGACTGGCTCGGGCTCAGCGTCTACGGCAAGCAGACCAGCAATCTGGAGGATAATACGTGGTGCGGCTTTGCCAGTTTGCTCGAGTGGCCCTATGCGGAGATGTGCGCCCTGGATCCCGACAAGCCGATCATGCTGACCGAGTGGGGCGTCGCTGAATCCCATCAGCCCCGTGAGGACAAGGGAGCATGGGTCGCGGAAGCCTTTCGTGAAATGGGAAATGCCGCTAAATACCCAAGGCTCAAGGCCGCGATTTTCTGGCACGAGCGCTGGCAGAACAGTGACGGCTCCTACAGTAATCTGCGGGTGAATTCCTCCCGCGCCTCCCTGCGGGCTTACCGGGAGGGTGTGAACAATCCCTTCTGGATCGGCCGACCGATCTGGAAATAA
- a CDS encoding glycosyltransferase — MASDQEQSVFADSRGIRRRVLQLTAVVGGLFLISATGYFIWSLLIGPQLQLPSVVREFHARFKALPPAKIPLLNAKDDWRRIQLGQKDRGQSTFPSVPKNTGIVLGYVSPWDPASLLSLERHADQLTHVAADWFTLTGVEGTLKEDASDKARLLCVRKGLGFLPILRNLDGDTWQPEAVDELAHESQAERRAFLDKLVSRLPPGSTGLILELSQLDPTYKDEYSRLIKEMADRLHAEGKELWFAAPTGADFDSFDLDAIAESVDRLVATLYDENSEPDDPGPLASSEWFQGWLKTMMVYGEPSQWIIGLGTYANDWRKDNLTVEQVGFTDAMARASLAGIDPVNGIDCEDSSPNFNYLSGPDQNEEHELWFLDAVTLFNQRRLIAPFHPGGIGLYRLGQEDPAVWDVLRMNPEKSPDLPSIAKLSQLNLDELIASSGTGDFISGGGDPHAGERHLEIHPDNEVVEQYTKLPMPESIMRQGDPGPHKVALTFDDGPDPKWTPKILEILKEKNAPAAFFVLGTQAQHYPDLLERIVRDGHEIGNHTYTHQNIAEESDKQIELELNATTRLIEAVTGRSTAYFRPPFGIDGTPIQPGEVRSLRVVRDLGYLTVAESIDPDDWERPGAQAILDRVKNQRATGSVILMHDGGGDRSQTVEALPKIIDWLRSRGDLIVPLGDIINLSRDTVMPPLREENQPLSTRYVYGAFSFLRFLENTAWTLLVIVTLLSLLRVFFYCLCARRQRKHERLHPQPLPASYPPVSILLAAYNEERVIASTIRHLLDSDYPAPIEIIVVDDGSKDRTAEVVAAIAATEPRVRLISQQNGGKASALERALGLASHETIVMIDADTMVAPDGIRQLVTCLSDPQVGGVSGYIRVGNTKHWLGSFQDLEYTAAFEIDRRAQDFLGCITVAPGALSAFRRKALMEAGPITNNTLAEDTDLTLQLHRLGWKVVFASKAFADTEAPESIKALVSQRFRWAFGTLQCLWKHGDLTFNPGSGWLGWFALPSVWVFQMGVVALTPVLDLIVLWSLWLGRGVAIWPYFVASLLLDVFLGVIALSMAGRPLRIAWRSAPMRLLYRPLLGYVVWKCILKALGGSWVRWSKLDRTAAAIFQKEQRAPLSPAIPAKTAPHVSPDA, encoded by the coding sequence GTGGCCTCTGATCAGGAACAGAGCGTCTTTGCCGATTCCCGTGGGATCAGGCGTCGGGTGCTTCAGCTCACGGCTGTTGTGGGTGGGCTCTTCCTTATCAGCGCCACCGGTTATTTCATCTGGAGCCTGCTGATTGGACCGCAGCTACAGCTTCCCTCGGTGGTGCGGGAGTTCCACGCCCGGTTCAAAGCACTTCCCCCGGCCAAGATTCCTCTCCTGAATGCCAAGGATGACTGGCGCCGCATTCAACTCGGCCAGAAAGATCGCGGCCAATCCACCTTTCCCAGCGTTCCCAAGAATACAGGCATCGTGCTCGGCTATGTCTCACCCTGGGATCCAGCCTCACTCCTCTCCCTGGAGCGTCATGCCGACCAGTTGACCCATGTGGCAGCCGATTGGTTTACTCTCACCGGCGTGGAGGGAACGCTCAAGGAGGATGCGAGCGACAAGGCCCGGCTCCTCTGCGTGAGGAAGGGCCTCGGATTCCTACCGATTCTCCGCAACCTGGATGGGGATACATGGCAGCCCGAGGCTGTGGATGAGCTGGCCCATGAATCGCAGGCGGAGAGGAGAGCCTTCCTGGACAAGCTGGTGAGCCGTCTGCCGCCGGGTTCGACGGGACTGATTCTGGAATTGAGCCAGCTCGATCCGACCTACAAGGATGAGTATTCGCGGCTGATCAAGGAGATGGCCGATCGTCTGCACGCCGAGGGGAAAGAGCTCTGGTTTGCCGCTCCTACGGGAGCTGATTTCGATTCCTTTGATCTGGATGCCATCGCCGAGTCCGTCGACAGGTTGGTCGCTACGCTCTACGACGAGAACTCGGAACCCGATGACCCGGGCCCTCTAGCCAGCAGCGAATGGTTTCAAGGTTGGCTGAAAACAATGATGGTCTATGGGGAGCCTTCCCAGTGGATAATCGGTCTCGGCACTTATGCCAACGACTGGAGGAAGGACAACCTCACCGTCGAGCAGGTCGGCTTCACCGATGCCATGGCTCGGGCCTCGCTTGCAGGAATCGATCCGGTGAATGGTATCGATTGCGAGGATAGCTCGCCGAATTTCAACTACCTCTCGGGCCCCGATCAGAACGAGGAGCACGAGCTCTGGTTCCTGGATGCCGTCACTCTCTTCAACCAGCGCCGCCTGATCGCCCCGTTCCATCCCGGAGGCATAGGCCTCTACCGGCTCGGGCAGGAAGATCCAGCTGTCTGGGATGTCTTGAGGATGAATCCCGAGAAGTCGCCGGATCTCCCATCCATTGCCAAGCTCTCTCAGCTGAACCTCGACGAACTCATCGCCTCCAGCGGCACGGGAGACTTTATCTCCGGCGGCGGGGATCCCCATGCGGGAGAGCGGCATCTGGAGATCCACCCCGACAACGAAGTGGTGGAGCAATACACCAAACTCCCAATGCCCGAGAGTATCATGCGTCAGGGTGATCCCGGACCGCATAAGGTGGCGCTGACCTTCGATGACGGTCCTGACCCGAAATGGACTCCCAAGATCCTGGAGATTCTGAAGGAGAAGAACGCACCCGCCGCGTTCTTTGTCCTCGGGACGCAGGCACAGCATTATCCGGATCTGCTGGAGCGGATCGTGCGTGACGGACATGAGATTGGCAACCATACCTACACCCACCAGAATATCGCCGAGGAGAGCGACAAGCAGATCGAGCTGGAACTCAACGCCACGACCCGTCTGATCGAGGCGGTGACCGGCCGGTCCACGGCGTACTTTCGCCCGCCCTTCGGTATTGACGGAACCCCCATCCAGCCCGGTGAGGTCCGATCTCTCAGGGTGGTTCGGGATCTCGGGTACCTCACTGTTGCCGAATCGATCGATCCCGATGACTGGGAGAGGCCGGGGGCCCAGGCAATCTTAGATCGGGTTAAGAACCAGCGCGCCACGGGGTCGGTTATCCTGATGCATGATGGCGGAGGGGATCGCTCCCAGACGGTGGAGGCCCTTCCGAAGATCATCGACTGGCTGCGAAGCCGAGGTGATCTGATCGTGCCGCTCGGGGATATCATCAACCTTTCCCGCGACACTGTCATGCCTCCGCTCCGCGAGGAGAACCAGCCCCTCTCAACCCGTTATGTCTATGGGGCCTTCTCGTTCCTGCGTTTCCTGGAGAATACCGCCTGGACCCTCCTTGTCATCGTCACACTGCTCTCACTGCTCCGTGTTTTCTTCTACTGCCTCTGCGCCCGGCGTCAGCGAAAGCACGAGAGATTGCATCCACAGCCTTTACCAGCTTCTTATCCGCCGGTCAGCATCCTACTGGCCGCCTACAACGAGGAACGGGTGATCGCCTCCACCATCCGTCATCTGCTGGACTCCGATTATCCCGCGCCGATCGAGATCATCGTGGTGGATGATGGGTCGAAGGATCGCACGGCGGAAGTAGTCGCAGCTATCGCGGCAACTGAACCCCGCGTCCGGTTGATAAGCCAACAGAATGGTGGCAAAGCCTCCGCTCTCGAGCGCGCCCTAGGCCTCGCAAGTCATGAGACTATCGTCATGATTGATGCGGACACCATGGTCGCACCCGACGGTATCCGCCAGCTGGTGACCTGTCTCTCCGATCCGCAAGTGGGCGGGGTTTCCGGCTATATCCGTGTCGGCAACACAAAGCACTGGCTGGGTAGTTTTCAGGATCTGGAGTATACGGCCGCCTTCGAGATCGACCGACGTGCCCAAGATTTCCTCGGCTGTATCACCGTGGCACCGGGAGCACTCAGCGCCTTCCGCCGCAAGGCACTCATGGAAGCGGGCCCCATCACCAACAACACGCTGGCCGAGGACACCGACCTCACCCTTCAGCTCCATCGCTTGGGATGGAAGGTTGTTTTTGCCTCGAAGGCCTTTGCCGATACCGAAGCACCCGAGAGCATCAAGGCGCTTGTTTCGCAGCGCTTCCGCTGGGCCTTCGGAACGCTTCAGTGTCTCTGGAAGCACGGCGACCTGACATTCAATCCCGGTTCCGGCTGGCTCGGGTGGTTCGCGCTTCCCTCGGTCTGGGTCTTTCAGATGGGCGTGGTGGCGTTGACTCCTGTGCTCGACCTGATCGTGCTCTGGTCGCTCTGGCTTGGCCGGGGCGTTGCGATCTGGCCCTATTTTGTCGCCTCGCTGCTCCTTGATGTTTTTCTTGGCGTTATCGCGCTCTCGATGGCCGGACGGCCACTGCGGATAGCATGGCGGAGTGCTCCGATGAGGCTTCTTTACAGACCCCTACTCGGCTATGTCGTCTGGAAATGCATTCTCAAGGCTCTCGGCGGAAGCTGGGTGCGCTGGTCTAAGCTCGACCGCACAGCCGCCGCAATCTTCCAGAAGGAACAAAGGGCGCCATTGTCCCCTGCGATCCCCGCCAAGACCGCCCCGCACGTTTCACCCGACGCATGA
- a CDS encoding homoserine dehydrogenase, translated as MKTIGIGLAGFGTVGAGVYENLELHRELITERSGYAFAVRRIVVRDLKKTRDVSAPAALFSSRWQDLLEDPEIKIVVELIGGTTEAFDLTMAAIRSGRIVVTGNKALLAERGAEIFALASECKVPVFFEAAVAGGIPIIQSLRDAFVGNRIESVHGILNGTSNYILTRMQEAGLDYPEALAEAVKLGYAEADPTLDINGWDAGHKAIILAALAYGFWVDPSTIRVEGIDRVSAADIHFARSLGYCIKLLGSIRENDDKVEVGVAPTLIPLGNVLASVNGVFNAVAVRGDLVGDSLFYGRGAGRGPTSTSVIGDLVEAAHVLDAPRGTFGFAPHALYGNSRSSPEIVGSYYLRLSVDDKPGVLALIAGVLGEAAIGISSVVQPESIAGVETPLVLMIHEAAYGAMCAALAKIAALGCVKGEPVLFNVETFS; from the coding sequence ATGAAGACGATCGGCATCGGATTGGCCGGCTTCGGCACCGTGGGTGCCGGGGTCTATGAGAATCTGGAACTACACCGTGAACTGATCACGGAGCGTTCCGGGTACGCATTTGCCGTGCGTCGGATCGTCGTGCGCGATCTGAAGAAGACGCGCGATGTCTCGGCCCCCGCCGCTCTCTTCTCCAGCCGGTGGCAGGATCTGCTGGAGGATCCCGAAATCAAGATCGTCGTCGAATTGATAGGCGGGACGACGGAGGCCTTCGACCTGACGATGGCGGCGATCCGCTCGGGACGCATCGTCGTCACGGGTAACAAGGCGCTTCTGGCCGAGCGCGGAGCCGAGATTTTTGCCCTGGCAAGCGAGTGCAAGGTTCCCGTCTTCTTCGAGGCGGCGGTAGCAGGCGGCATTCCGATCATCCAGTCGCTCCGCGATGCCTTCGTCGGCAACCGCATCGAGTCGGTTCACGGCATCCTTAACGGCACGAGCAATTATATCCTGACCCGCATGCAGGAGGCGGGGCTCGACTACCCTGAGGCCCTAGCCGAGGCAGTGAAGCTGGGCTATGCGGAGGCTGACCCCACGCTCGATATCAATGGATGGGATGCCGGTCACAAGGCGATCATCCTGGCCGCCCTAGCCTATGGCTTCTGGGTCGATCCCTCCACGATCCGTGTCGAGGGGATAGATCGCGTGAGCGCGGCCGACATTCATTTCGCCAGGAGCCTCGGATACTGCATCAAGCTACTCGGCTCGATCCGTGAGAATGATGACAAGGTCGAGGTCGGCGTGGCCCCGACACTCATCCCTCTCGGGAATGTCCTAGCCTCGGTGAATGGGGTCTTTAATGCCGTTGCCGTCCGTGGCGATCTCGTTGGCGACAGTCTCTTCTACGGACGCGGTGCGGGACGCGGCCCCACCTCCACCTCGGTGATAGGCGATCTCGTGGAGGCGGCCCATGTACTCGATGCTCCCAGAGGCACCTTCGGATTCGCTCCGCATGCACTCTATGGCAACAGCCGTTCGTCACCCGAGATCGTGGGATCCTACTACCTGCGCCTCTCGGTGGATGACAAACCGGGCGTCTTGGCCCTCATCGCCGGAGTCCTCGGTGAGGCAGCCATCGGCATCTCTTCGGTGGTACAGCCTGAGTCGATTGCCGGGGTTGAAACCCCACTCGTGCTGATGATCCACGAAGCCGCCTACGGAGCCATGTGCGCTGCCCTTGCGAAGATCGCCGCCCTCGGCTGCGTGAAGGGAGAGCCCGTTCTCTTCAACGTGGAGACTTTTTCTTGA